Sequence from the Fulvivirga ligni genome:
TTGAGCGAACATGGTTGCGAATGACAGGTAATCTCCCGGGCTGGCATCGAAAGTAAATGAAAAGCTATTGCCCGGAGTGGCTGGGCCAGCGGCCGAACTGCCGTTGGGCGTATTGAAAATGGCCGCTTCAATTACTCCATCTCTATCGGCAACAGCTGCTCCCAATGGCGTCGCGTTACCATCTTCAGCAATATGCTCCAGGCCATCGCCATAGTCAGCTGCGCCCATTTCAAATAATGGCATGCTGCTACCGTTATGTACCGCCCAAACTCCTGGTGATAATGGAGCGATAATGCCGATTTTACCATCTAAGTAACTTTCTAATTCCCCTGGCATACCATCTTCAGCTATTTCTTCCAGGCCGTTATCCATGGCCATCATTCCAGCTTCGAATAGTGGGTTATCAGCGGTATGTACCACAAAACCACCTGGTGACAACGGCGAAGAAAACTCACCGCCAGACATATTTTCAATGGTTAGAGTGAATTCTGTGCCGTCGTTAGAGAGGGTCACTTTAATCATTTCACTCACAGCAGGATAGTTGTAAGTGCTTGAGCCACCTTCAGTATCCATGACAGTAACAGGTATTGCGTTATCCGTTTCTTCTAGCAACGTTACATTTTCTGATTCTGAGGTTCCCGTGCCAGCGGGGTCATTATTTGGTCCGGGCTGGTCGGTGCTACCAGGCATGCGGTTCACTTCCGTGCCTGCATCCCATAAGTAAATTTGGTCGGTAACGTCACCGGTTATAGGATCGCCATTGTCATCATAAAGGGAAATTCCTGTGCCTTTTGGCGCAAAGAAAAGGTCGTTAGAAGCTACCAACATAGTAGCAAACGATACCTTCAGCGGTGTTCCTGGTAAATAAGGGTTGCCCGCGTGAAAGGTAAACTGGTACATATCATCTTCTCCGGGTAACAGAGGCGCGGGATCACTGGCTCCGACAGGAGTATTAAAAATGCCGCCTTGATAAAACGGATAGGCTGTTCCTACATTTTCAATGGTTACTGTAAAGGTGCTGGGCTCCTGCATAGAATCGCCGCCATCATCATCTCCACAGCTAAATAATGTGAATAAGGCTAGGATTAGGAATATTGGGTTTTTCATGACTTTTATATTTGGTTGTTGTAATACAAAAGTCTATTTCAAGTATCACGGAATTATCACAGATGTATAACGATAGTTTAAAGTTTGTGATAGGTGCTTAATAATGTTTGTAGACAATGAAATTTGAGTATGGTAAGATATGCTGGATCTGAGAACCAAGTGATGCGTGGACACCAGCGCGACGCTGGCGCCAGCAAATGACAAATTTCTGTAAGGCTTCTCTGTTACTTCTTGAACACGAATAATTATTAGAGCTAATTTTGAGTCTACACTGGCTGCTTTCTAA
This genomic interval carries:
- a CDS encoding spondin domain-containing protein, which produces MKNPIFLILALFTLFSCGDDDGGDSMQEPSTFTVTIENVGTAYPFYQGGIFNTPVGASDPAPLLPGEDDMYQFTFHAGNPYLPGTPLKVSFATMLVASNDLFFAPKGTGISLYDDNGDPITGDVTDQIYLWDAGTEVNRMPGSTDQPGPNNDPAGTGTSESENVTLLEETDNAIPVTVMDTEGGSSTYNYPAVSEMIKVTLSNDGTEFTLTIENMSGGEFSSPLSPGGFVVHTADNPLFEAGMMAMDNGLEEIAEDGMPGELESYLDGKIGIIAPLSPGVWAVHNGSSMPLFEMGAADYGDGLEHIAEDGNATPLGAAVADRDGVIEAAIFNTPNGSSAAGPATPGNSFSFTFDASPGDYLSFATMFAQSNDWFYGFGDMGLALFNGETPVTGDVTSSVMLFDVGTEEDEYPGAGPTQVIRQGGSDIGPDDDDDMVRTVTPSGIIPATNQQIKVTISVN